The following proteins come from a genomic window of Macrobrachium nipponense isolate FS-2020 chromosome 18, ASM1510439v2, whole genome shotgun sequence:
- the LOC135196910 gene encoding uncharacterized protein LOC135196910, with product MDGYKIIRKLGTGSYGCAHLALHIPTDTKCVIKEIQISHMSSKELEEARREVEVLSSLSHPYIIQFRDSFEHDGRLLIVMDYCGGGDLHTLISNRKGVLFPEDRVLDWFVQLCLAIKYIHDRRILHRDIKSQNVFLTDDGKVRLGDFGIAKIMNSTSDLARTCIGTPYYLSPEMCENKPYNNKSDIWALGCVLYEMITLNHAFEANNMKGLILKIIKGSYQPIPARYSRDLRLLLNQIFQREPRDRPSISVILRKNFVLKRVPRFITGCEEEELMSSLLKRKCNLPASARKIPVVKRPPDVTDPALKYGGSVALNKRGIMKTPTKSFTRLSPHGATSPRRAGGISVRKVDRIRKLNRKKCPSENSLMSSVKKKKIGSDGQDGHKKRSKSVPRVVKQCGLKSPHQSLKKKHPSPVKLQLMLTSAGFKKQTELGGKQVKKKILIEEERNGHSTTPKAQDLPSDEYVAKKLQTSSNDGKQIFKSPISIMKSDTVIYTGHSQPIDSAMIESMESILVNYEESKDWMEKETSDRLSDLGVRSECMSIVQALKTCIDYPGGLSNDKADLKEKSQKDVKELTNITLKQQNENCSDDDDDDDDEEYSVVSSEELRQIMQEKMKKLVQLRAIKLNQMVQERRKWAYMQEKLDSSSVNENKNNLNGDFLDKLENEKEVEHAVKKGNKSVFDDSIDNEVNILKDCDLMASVEKTLIPEIQSNILGSGSALEKDEGTILIESLLRTVQERTFNDQSCISGASYDVGSQCNQKADVLRIQDILLDLNETEKPTGIVNESDNEDKRNTSFHKCVLASSTPVVSKTKAVTFGKRARWGSVHSAGLENSPLETTASEMDATSSSDIVEVFPKVTERKQWTKNCKEIVSILAEAQIVDTPKSLKIEKDEVCQGQQEISVNKCIWPSDNQLCFTEEHNISLGATYSVDHKKTNGTTSESLEGKQLNCESKVYSGNSNLNSTFTIEKNSMAEEKTNAKELGDLHQNDRPSADQSNESSSVSSAREILNKTITIASTSPKSKVKNGLVTDTESIISKSEDSGNLNKTFEIDSSSLKGIELPCCETFAVPDNAANVSTKKAKGGILGMLRSHVSPLSRKKTHGYNHKNACACLSNDASGDGNMANSKPSVTLPREEIASASNKKNGKLKLGIVGILRKLSLKADDLTNASPKTSQPVHEAIQAQKSNVSKNSEKSPSKNSSMNGAEVDRPTDMANEKRHTASPSPSDVEEKSSSKKSDGNMKGTVESVHSIRTEDFPKKNESQKEESFRTVEKKNTPKIDGGHLKSNRSGDSQKWRQDSKKLSRFSMHGSKSPVDDILGCESTDRTVSGRSSPTPLDSLTHQDTRMKELENSIDKVTITNVKNLVDIDNELDRITERSKAMEVEDRKRNVRQDSKSVTATNSTAFSDNTKITSCPSVRTKTITKSFSESAAGEMCKPLANTISELDILEAVFTSTKLERSDGSKSPVPKFPKCSKSFSGSLPRKNKSDISISSGLDTQETYSSNPAVLSTNSSSNSLSTGNPHKNTIFSSRSGDSGCWYGDLSSNSYDSDTTPSGTLKRKSMRLGHGSTAAQEFCNEIDEVSLNRVQSLAQSFVKDVLDKAKAQVGNDEPLSPVVSDKDNSETSKLYATPKVSELPSICEEFLTLSENKVSNQTLLSASDLDNSSKEKCKFQNNILPPKRQQVVVSRSLIQEVESNANQIPSSFGADLCPQQSSIHAQAGKPPRPSSLLSLSSTRNIEKPPVGARPKSMVLSKCSDNSVPKKTIFPESTESPQSTLTRKQKYQLGQYSSKLLSQLMCEEDSGEIKKGIIRERSSSSIITPFNIETYSSGPSVEEEREDLASLRKSMELILSSSEHTREDTRSSTASPYAASEVWHLDDDGAVISGEGGVYGWIEEKREKLESLLGLELFIKAYHHLDEAQEESQCVEEKSIREVEEMLGPERCHLVNEVLQLVIAESVYHN from the coding sequence GTCCTGTCAAGTTTATCTCATCCTTATATCATACAATTTCGAGACTCTTTTGAACATGATGGCCGGTTGTTAATAGTCATGGATTACTGTGGTGGTGGAGACCTTCATACGCTTATAAGTAACAGAAAAGGTGTACTTTTTCCTGAGGATCGTGTTCTTGACTGGTTTGTTCAGTTGTGTTTAGCTATTAAGTATATTCATGACCGAAGGATCCTCCACAGGGATATAAAGTCACAAAATGTTTTTCTAACAGATGATGGAAAGGTTAGACTTGGGGACTTTGGAATTGCAAAGATCATGAATAGCACGTCAGATCTAGCTCGCACTTGTATTGGCACTCCTTACTACTTGTCTCCTGAAATGTGTGAAAATAAACCTTACAATAATAAAAGTGATATATGGGCTCTAGGATgtgttttatatgaaatgatcacCCTAAACCATGCATTTGAAGCAAATAACATGAAAGGTTTGATCTTAAAAATAATTAAGGGATCATATCAGCCCATTCCGGCACGTTATAGCCGAGATCTGCGCCTCCTTTTAAACCAGATTTTTCAGAGGGAACCAAGAGACAGACCATCAATATCGGTTATACTTCGTAAAAATTTTGTATTGAAGAGAGTTCCCCGCTTCATAACTGGatgtgaagaagaagaattgatgTCTTCCCTATTGAAAAGGAAGTGTAACTTACCAGCGTCAGCTCGAAAGATTCCTGTAGTGAAGCGTCCACCTGATGTAACTGATCCAGCCTTAAAGTATGGTGGAAGTGTAGCGCTTAATAAGAGGGGAATTATGAAAACTCCCACCAAATCTTTTACCAGACTTTCTCCCCATGGTGCAACTAGTCCAAGACGTGCTGGTGGAATATCAGTTAGGAAGGTGGACAGAATCAGAAAACTGAATAGAAAGAAATGTCCAAGTGAAAACAGTCTTATGTCtagtgttaagaaaaaaaagattgggTCAGATGGTCAAGATGGTCATAAGAAGAGGTCAAAGTCTGTTCCTCGTGTTGTTAAACAGTGCGGCTTGAAATCTCCTCATCAGAGCTTGAAGAAGAAACATCCTTCCCCTGTTAAACTGCAGTTGATGTTGACCAGTGCAGGTTTTAAAAAACAGACAGAACTTGGAGGAAAacaagttaaaaagaaaattctaattgaagaagagagaaatggTCATAGTACTACACCAAAAGCACAAGATTTGCCTTCAGATGAATATGTGGCCAAGAAATTGCAAACGTCATCAAATGATGGCAAACAGATTTTTAAGTCTCCCATTTCTATTATGAAAAGTGATACAGTAATATATACCGGCCATTCGCAGCCCATTGATTCAGCTATGATTGAGAGCATGGAAAGTATCCTGGTCAATTATGAAGAAAGTAAGGATTGGATGGAGAAAGAAACCTCAGATAGACTGAGTGACCTAGGTGTAAGATCAGAGTGCATGTCCATTGTTCAGGCTTTGAAAACTTGTATTGACTATCCGGGAGGCTTATCTAATGATAAAGCGGATTTGAAAGAGAAGAGTCAGAAGGATGTAAAGGAGCTAACAAACATTACTCTTAAACAGCAGAATGAAAATTGtagtgatgacgatgatgatgacgatgatgaagaGTATTCTGTTGTTTCATCTGAAGAATTAAGGCAGATAAtgcaagaaaagatgaaaaagttAGTGCAGCTGCGAGCAATAAAACTGAATCAAATggtccaagaaagaagaaaatgggCATATATGCAAGAAAAACTAGATTCTTCATcagtaaacgaaaataaaaataacctaaacgGAGACTTTTTAGATAAGcttgaaaatgagaaagaagttGAGCATGCAGTGAAAAAAGGGAATAAGTCAGTTTTTGATGACTCAATTGATAATGAAGTGAACATCCTCAAAGATTGTGACTTGATGGCATCTGTTGAAAAGACACTCATACCAGAAATTCAAAGTAATATTCTAGGTAGTGGTTCTGCTTTGGAAAAAGATGAAGGCACAATTCTTATAGAATCTTTGTTGAGAACTGTGCAGGAAAGAACTTTCAATGACCAGTCTTGCATTTCAGGAGCAAGCTATGATGTAGGTTCTCAGTGTAATCAAAAGGCAGATGTTTTAAGAATCCAGGATATACTTTTAGATTTAAATGAAACAGAGAAGCCAACAGGCATTGTGAATGAATCTGacaatgaagataaaagaaataccTCATTTCATAAATGTGTGCTGGCATCATCAACTCCAGTGGTATCAAAAACTAAAGCTGTTACTTTTGGTAAACGAGCTAGATGGGGTAGTGTTCATTCAGCTGGCCTTGAAAACTCGCCTTTGGAAACTACTGCATCTGAAATGGATGCTACTTCGTCTTCTGATATCGTTGAAGTTTTCCCTAAAGTAACAGAGCGAAAACAGTGGACAAAGAACTGCAAAGAAATTGTCAGTATCCTGGCTGAAGCTCAGATTGTTGACACCCCAAAGagtctgaagattgaaaaagatgAAGTTTGTCAAGGACAACAAGAAATCAGTGTAAATAAGTGTATTTGGCCATCTGATAACCAATTATGCTTTACTGAAGAACATAACATATCTTTAGGTGCCACTTACAGTGTTGATCACAAGAAAACTAATGGAACTACATCAGAGAGCCTTGAGGGGAAACAATTAAACTGTGAAAGTAAAGTTTATTCAGGAAATTCAAATCTGAATAGCACTTTTACCATAGAGAAAAATTCAATGGCAGAAGAGAAAACTAATGCAAAAGAGTTAGGTGATCTGCACCAAAACGATAGGCCATCTGCAGACCAGTCAAATGAAAGTTCATCTGTGTCATCTGCCAGAGAGATTTTGAACAAAACTATCACTATTGCAAGTACATCACCAAAATCCAAAGTAAAGAATGGGTTAGTTACTGATACAGAATCCATTATTAGTAAAAGTGAAGACTCTGGAAATCTCAACAAAACTTTTGAAATTGATTCGAGTAGTTTGAAAGGTATTGAATTACCAtgctgtgagacatttgctgtaCCAGACAATGCAGCAAATGTAAGTACCAAAAAAGCCAAAGGTGGAATACTGGGAATGCTAAGGTCACACGTGTCTCCTCTTTCAAGGAAGAAAACTCATGGTTACAATCATAAAAATGCTTGTGCATGTCTAAGTAATGATGCTTCAGGTGATGGAAATATGGCAAACTCTAAACCCTCTGTAACCCTGCCCAGAGAAGAAATAGCCTCAGCatcaaataaaaagaatggaaaattaaaattggGTATTGTTGGTATATTAAGGAAGCTGTCTTTGAAAGCAGATGATCTCACAAATGCTTCCCCTAAGACAAGTCAGCCAGTTCATGAGGCTATTCAGGCTCAGAAGTCAAATGTATCCAAAAATAGTGAAAAATCACCCAGTAAGAATTCAAGTATGAATGGTGCTGAAGTTGACAGGCCAACAGATATGGCAAATGAGAAAAGGCATACGGCATCACCAAGTCCGTCAGATGTAGAAGAGAAATCTAGCTCTAAAAAATCAGATGGAAACATGAAAGGAACTGTAGAAAGTGTGCATAGTATCAGAACTGAAGACTTTCCCAAGAAGAATGAATCCCAAAAGGAAGAATCCTTCAGGACTGTAGAGAAGAAAAATACCCCTAAAATAGATGGTGGACACTTGAAATCTAATAGATCTGGAGACAGTCAGAAGTGGAGACAAGATTCAAAGAAGCTAAGTAGATTCTCAATGCATGGCAGCAAGTCTcctgttgatgatattttaggaTGTGAATCCACTGACAGGACTGTCAGTGGCAGGAGTTCACCAACACCTTTAGATTCCTTAACTCATCAGGATACAAGAATGAAGGAACTGGAAAACAGCATTGATAAGGTAACGataacaaatgtaaaaaatttgGTAGATATTGATAATGAGCTAGACAGGATTACAGAAAGGTCGAAAGCCATGGAAGTAGAAGacagaaaaagaaatgtaaggcAGGACAGCAAAAGTGTAACTGCAACAAATTCCACAGCATTTTCAgataacactaaaatcacttcatGTCCAAGTGTAAGAACGAAAACTATAACTAAGTCTTTTTCAGAGAGTGCAGCTGGGGAAATGTGCAAACCTTTGGCAAATACAATAAGTGAACTTGATATTCTTGAAGCTGTGTTTACCAGTACAAAACTAGAAAGGTCTGATGGTAGTAAAAGTCCAGTGCCAAAATTTCCAAAATGTTCAAAGTCATTTAGTGGTAGTCTTCCTAGGAAGAATAAAAGTGATATATCAATTAGCAGTGGCCTTGATACTCAGGAAACTTATTCATCCAACCCAGCAGTGCTTAGTACTAACTCTAGCAGCAACTCTCTCTCTACTGGTAATCCccataaaaatacaattttttctaGTCGATCAGGCGATTCTGGTTGTTGGTATGGAGATTTAAGCTCAAATTCATATGATTCTGATACAACACCAAGTGGTACTTTGAAACGCAAATCAATGAGACTGGGTCATGGATCCACAGCAGCACAAGAATTTTGCAATGAAATTgatgaggtttctctgaatcgtGTTCAAAGTCTAGCTCAGAGTTTTGTTAAAGATGTGCTGGATAAGGCAAAAGCACAAGTTGGGAATGATGAGCCACTTTCCCCAGTTGTGTCAGATAAAGACAATTCAGAAACATCAAAACTTTATGCGACTCCAAAGGTGAGTGAATTGCCATCAATTTGTGAAGAGTTTTTGACCCTTTCAGAAAACAAAGTTAGCAACCAAACTTTGCTTTCAGCTTCAGACTTGGATAATTCTTCCAAAGAGAAATGTAAATTCCAAAATAATATACTGCCACCTAAAAGGCAGCAGGTTGTTGTATCCAGAAGTCTGATACAAGAAGTTGAATCTAATGCTAACCAGATTCCTAGTTCTTTTGGAGCAGATTTATGTCCCCAGCAGTCTTCCATTCATGCACAAGCAGGAAAACCACCAAGACCTTCATCACTTCTAAGTCTAAGTTCTACAAGAAATATTGAAAAACCACCAGTTGGAGCTAGACCAAAATCAATGGTTCTCAGTAAATGTAGTGATAATTCAGTACCTAAGAAGACAATATTCCCAGAAAGCACAGAAAGTCCTCAAAGCACTTTAACTAGAAAGCAAAAATATCAACTTGGTCAGTATTCATCAAAGCTACTCTCTCAGCTGATGTGTGAGGAAGATtctggagaaataaaaaaaggtataatTAGGGAAAGGAGTTCAAGTAGCATAATAACACCATTCAATATTGAAACTTACTCCAGTGGTCCTTCagttgaagaggaaagagaagattTAGCCAGTCTTCGAAAATCCATGGAACTTATTTTGTCTTCATCAGAGCATACTCGGGAGGATACTCGCTCATCAACAGCTTCGCCGTATGCAGCCTCTGAAGTATGGCATTTAG